A genomic stretch from Bordetella sp. N includes:
- a CDS encoding bifunctional aspartate transaminase/aspartate 4-decarboxylase, which produces MTAHAKSSLKPVRTDLASALKTTRSRQKEMEQLSPFELKDFLINLARDRQKTSTAIMLNAGRGNPNWIATEPREAFFLLGHFAMGEARRVYDHDIMAGMPEKPGIAQRLRDFLLENKNAPGADFLGGVYQYGVKKKGFDPDSWIHELVDSIIGDNYPVPDRMLVHAEQVVHDYLMKEMCDGRPPKGKFDLFAVEGGTAAMCYIFDTLQQNGLLKKGDKIALFLPTFTPYIEISHLERFQFDIVAINASSVRADGTHDWHYPAEEIAKLADPKIKLAVTVNPSNPPSVAFNPLEMSQIVNIIKKNPDLILVTDDVYGTFVPNFRSLMAEVPANTICVYSFSKNFGCTGWRLGVIAIHEDNRMDQRIANLPGKERKRLHQRYGALTLEPEKLKLIDRMVADSRDVALNHTAGLSLPQQVQMVMFALSHLLDLKDSYKHLTMKIVQDRRDALWRGLGIPLPPEDKQRAWYYVELDFMVWARNSYGDKFCDYMRKNYEPVDFLFRLAEKSGVVLMDGGGFGGPPWSIRVSLANLNEADYASIGQAMVEAAKEYVAAWQAGEKVHSGPRGVVPQLGVGAQPAPADRKVASNIAAPEPVAAAGGKKGKKAARAEQVWAAEAATPAPAEGAARKAAKKAVKKAAKKAAKEASETAVKKASKKAPKTAAKKAAKKASKKAT; this is translated from the coding sequence ATGACCGCGCATGCGAAATCCTCCCTGAAGCCCGTCCGCACCGACCTGGCATCGGCCCTCAAGACCACGCGTTCACGCCAGAAGGAGATGGAGCAGCTATCGCCCTTCGAACTCAAGGACTTCCTGATCAACCTGGCGCGCGATCGCCAGAAGACGTCCACCGCGATCATGCTCAACGCGGGGCGGGGCAATCCCAACTGGATCGCCACCGAACCGCGCGAAGCGTTTTTCCTGCTGGGCCACTTCGCCATGGGCGAGGCGCGCCGCGTCTACGATCACGACATCATGGCGGGCATGCCGGAAAAGCCCGGTATCGCCCAGCGCCTGCGCGACTTCCTGCTGGAAAACAAGAACGCGCCGGGCGCCGATTTCCTTGGCGGCGTCTACCAGTACGGCGTCAAGAAGAAGGGCTTCGATCCGGACTCCTGGATACACGAGCTGGTCGATTCCATCATCGGCGACAACTATCCGGTGCCCGACCGCATGCTGGTGCACGCCGAGCAGGTGGTGCACGATTACCTGATGAAGGAGATGTGCGACGGCCGGCCGCCCAAGGGCAAGTTCGACCTGTTCGCCGTCGAGGGCGGCACCGCCGCCATGTGCTACATCTTCGACACGCTGCAGCAGAACGGACTGCTGAAGAAGGGCGACAAGATCGCGTTGTTCCTGCCCACGTTCACGCCCTACATCGAGATTTCGCACCTGGAACGTTTCCAGTTCGACATCGTGGCGATCAATGCCAGCAGCGTGCGCGCGGACGGCACGCATGACTGGCACTATCCGGCGGAGGAGATCGCCAAGCTGGCGGATCCCAAGATCAAGCTGGCGGTGACGGTCAATCCCAGCAATCCGCCGTCGGTGGCCTTCAATCCCCTGGAGATGAGCCAGATCGTCAACATCATCAAGAAGAATCCCGACCTGATCCTGGTCACCGATGATGTCTATGGCACCTTCGTGCCGAACTTCCGTTCGCTGATGGCGGAGGTGCCCGCCAATACGATCTGCGTGTATTCCTTCTCGAAGAACTTCGGCTGCACCGGCTGGCGCCTGGGCGTGATTGCCATCCACGAAGACAACCGCATGGATCAGCGTATCGCCAATCTGCCGGGCAAGGAGCGCAAGCGCCTGCACCAGCGCTACGGCGCCCTGACCCTGGAGCCGGAAAAGCTCAAACTGATCGACCGCATGGTGGCCGACAGCCGCGATGTGGCCTTGAATCACACGGCGGGGCTGTCGCTGCCGCAGCAGGTGCAGATGGTGATGTTCGCCTTGTCCCACTTGCTGGACTTGAAGGACAGCTACAAGCATCTGACGATGAAGATCGTGCAGGACCGCCGCGATGCGCTTTGGCGCGGGCTCGGCATCCCGCTGCCGCCGGAGGACAAGCAACGCGCGTGGTATTACGTCGAGCTGGACTTCATGGTGTGGGCGCGTAATTCCTACGGCGACAAGTTCTGCGACTACATGCGCAAGAACTACGAGCCGGTGGACTTCCTGTTCCGGCTGGCGGAGAAATCCGGCGTGGTGTTGATGGATGGCGGTGGCTTCGGGGGGCCGCCCTGGTCGATACGGGTGTCCCTGGCCAATCTGAACGAGGCGGACTACGCCAGCATCGGGCAGGCCATGGTGGAGGCGGCCAAGGAATACGTCGCTGCCTGGCAGGCCGGCGAGAAGGTGCATTCCGGTCCGCGTGGCGTGGTCCCGCAATTGGGCGTGGGCGCGCAGCCGGCGCCGGCCGATCGCAAGGTGGCGTCGAACATCGCGGCGCCGGAGCCCGTGGCGGCGGCGGGCGGGAAGAAGGGCAAGAAGGCGGCCCGGGCCGAGCAGGTCTGGGCGGCGGAGGCGGCGACGCCTGCTCCGGCGGAGGGCGCAGCCAGGAAGGCAGCGAAAAAGGCCGTGAAGAAGGCGGCGAAGAAGGCGGCGAAGGAGGCTTCCGAGACAGCTGTGAAGAAGGCTTCCAAGAAAGCTCCGAAGACGGCCGCCAAGAAAGCTGCCAAGAAAGCTTCCAAGAAGGCAACCTAG
- the aspT gene encoding aspartate-alanine antiporter, with protein sequence MEWLFDTLRKYPELAIFLTLGVGYWIGAKKFKGFSLGAVTGTLLVGVLVGQLNIQIAPVVKQVFFLLFLFGLGYGVGPQFFRGMKSDGLPQVIFAVVLCVICLLASWGTAVAFGFDAGTGAGLLAGAQTISAVMGVATDTINGLTHIDDATRKRWIDSIPVAYAVCYIFGTIGSAWLLASVGPKLMRVDLVKVCKEYEAQMSGGQDSLELSGYRKFIARVYRLDQADLIGRTVADLEARFVDARVFVERIRRADGVVDAMPTTVLQAGDVLGVAGRHDALVLQAAGIIGPEVEDHELINLPAELIEVVLTNKNLAGKTLKEIAAMPEASLGRGVFLRKVVRGGHEMPVNWGLKLDRGDHLFIVGAKRDVERVVDKLGYADRQTDQTDMVFVGFGIVIGGLLGSLVLTVAGIPVTLSTSGGSLIAGLVFGYLRSVHPTFGRVPEPVHWFLTSVGLTTFVAVVGIASGPGFVQGFQQLGFKLFLAGIVATSVPMLIGVPLARYVFKFHPAIALGVCAGARTTTAAIGQITETAKSQVPALGYTIPYAIGNTLLIIWGIVIVLLMA encoded by the coding sequence ATGGAATGGCTTTTCGACACACTGCGTAAATACCCAGAACTCGCGATCTTCCTCACGCTGGGGGTGGGCTACTGGATCGGCGCCAAGAAATTCAAGGGCTTCAGCCTGGGCGCGGTCACCGGCACCTTGCTGGTGGGGGTCCTGGTTGGCCAGCTCAACATCCAGATCGCGCCTGTCGTCAAACAGGTCTTCTTCCTGCTATTCCTCTTCGGCCTGGGCTACGGCGTAGGGCCGCAATTCTTCCGCGGCATGAAAAGCGATGGCTTGCCGCAAGTGATCTTCGCGGTGGTGCTGTGCGTCATTTGCCTGCTGGCCAGTTGGGGCACGGCCGTGGCGTTCGGCTTCGACGCCGGCACCGGCGCGGGACTGCTCGCAGGCGCGCAGACCATTTCCGCCGTGATGGGCGTAGCCACGGACACCATCAACGGCCTGACCCACATCGATGACGCAACGCGCAAGCGCTGGATCGACAGCATCCCCGTCGCGTATGCGGTCTGCTATATCTTCGGCACCATCGGCAGCGCCTGGCTGCTGGCCAGCGTCGGCCCCAAGCTGATGCGGGTCGATCTGGTGAAGGTGTGCAAGGAGTACGAGGCGCAGATGTCCGGCGGACAGGATTCGCTGGAGCTGTCCGGTTATCGCAAGTTCATCGCGCGGGTCTACCGCCTGGACCAGGCCGACCTGATAGGCAGGACGGTGGCCGACCTGGAGGCCCGCTTCGTCGATGCGCGCGTGTTCGTCGAACGCATCCGCCGCGCTGACGGTGTCGTGGATGCCATGCCCACCACCGTTCTTCAGGCCGGTGACGTGCTGGGCGTGGCGGGTCGCCATGACGCGCTGGTGTTGCAGGCTGCGGGCATAATCGGCCCGGAAGTGGAGGATCATGAACTGATCAACCTCCCCGCCGAGTTGATCGAAGTGGTCCTCACCAACAAGAATCTGGCCGGCAAGACCCTGAAGGAAATCGCGGCCATGCCCGAGGCGTCCCTGGGCCGCGGGGTGTTCCTGCGCAAGGTCGTGCGGGGCGGCCACGAGATGCCCGTCAACTGGGGGCTGAAGCTGGATCGCGGCGACCATCTGTTCATCGTCGGCGCCAAGCGCGACGTCGAACGGGTCGTCGACAAGCTGGGCTACGCGGACCGGCAGACCGACCAGACGGACATGGTGTTCGTCGGGTTCGGCATCGTCATCGGCGGCCTGCTGGGTTCGCTGGTGCTGACCGTGGCCGGCATCCCCGTGACCTTGTCGACGTCCGGCGGGTCCCTGATCGCGGGGCTGGTGTTCGGTTATCTGCGTTCCGTGCATCCCACGTTCGGACGCGTGCCGGAGCCGGTGCACTGGTTCCTGACGTCGGTGGGCCTGACCACCTTCGTCGCCGTGGTGGGCATCGCTTCCGGGCCCGGCTTCGTGCAGGGCTTCCAGCAGCTGGGCTTCAAGCTGTTCCTGGCGGGCATCGTGGCCACGTCCGTGCCCATGTTGATCGGCGTGCCGCTGGCCCGCTACGTCTTCAAGTTCCACCCGGCCATCGCGCTGGGTGTCTGCGCCGGCGCGCGCACCACCACCGCGGCCATCGGCCAGATCACGGAAACCGCCAAGAGCCAGGTCCCGGCGCTGGGCTACACCATTCCCTATGCGATCGGCAACACGCTGCTGATCATCTGGGGCATCGTCATCGTCCTGTTGATGGCCTAG